A part of Rhipicephalus microplus isolate Deutch F79 chromosome 8, USDA_Rmic, whole genome shotgun sequence genomic DNA contains:
- the Akt gene encoding AKT serine/threonine protein kinase isoform X1 produces MIYAPKSQQAKLHCCDSKEIYEVLLYYTPYKCCANHHLQQAKPDHRKALPRLAWAGGVTMMEAPLAPQQRAPLGMHPGGLGMAPFGIEPIAADPEPSIVKEGWLNKRGEHIKNWRKRYFVLREDGTLIGFKLKPEHSHADPLNNFTVKGCQLMKSERPKPFTFIIRGLQWTTVIERMFCVDSEDDREGWCQAIQQVSEKLASEEDVEMAEPKDEQSLRDKFSISTRTYATGNRLSLDNFEFLKVLGKGTFGKVVLCREKSTESLYAIKILKKKVVIDKDEVAHTLTENRVLRSTKHPFLISLRYSFQTADRLCFVMEYVNGGELFFHLSRDRVFTEERTRFYSAEILLALEYLHSQGIIYRDLKLENLLLDREGHVKIADFGLCKEDISFGSTTKTFCGTPEYLAPEVLEDTDYGRAVDWWGLGVVMYEMMCGRLPFYSRDHDVLFELILVEEVKYPKSMSPEARHLLSGLLVKNPRHRLGGSVNDAADIKVHPFFRPVNWDDVAQKKVTPPFKPLVTSDTDTRYFDQEFTGETVELTPPEEGPLNSISEEFEQPYFQQFSYHGSTGALCGGGRGYSASDRKAILS; encoded by the exons ATGATCTACGCGCCCAAGAG CCAGCAGGCGAAGTTGCACTGCTGTGACAGCAAGGAGATCTATGAAGTCCTTTTGTATTATACACCATATAAGTGTTGTGCGAACCATCATTTGCAGCAAGCTAAGCCAGATCATCGCAAAGCACTTCCAAG GCTGGCTTGGGCCGGCGGGGTCACGATGATGGAAGCGCCATTGGCGCCGCAACAGCGTGCCCCGCTCGGAATGCATCCAGGAGGCTTAGGCATGGCTCCCTTCGGCATCGAGCCCATCGCTGCCGACCCTGAGCCGTCCATCGTCAAGGAAGGCTGGCTCAACAAGCGAG GGGAACACATCAAGAACTGGCGGAAACGCTACTTTGTGCTACGCGAGGACGGCACGCTGATTGGTTTCAAGCTTAAGCCTGAGCATAGCCACGCCGACCCTCTGAACAACTTTACTGTAAAAG GCTGCCAGCTGATGAAGTCCGAGCGGCCAAAGCCATTCACCTTCATCATTCGTGGCCTGCAGTGGACAACGGTCATTGAACGCATGTTCTGTGTTGACTCTGAAGATGACCG GGAGGGTTGGTGCCAGGCCATCCAGCAGGTGTCTGAGAAGTTGGCGAGTGAGGAGGACGTCGAGATGGCAGAGCCCAAGGACGAGCAGTCGCTGCGCGACAAGTTCAGCATCTCGACGCGCACGTACGCGACGGGCAACCGCCTCAGCCTGGACAACTTTGAGTTCCTCAAGGTGCTCGGCAAGGGCACCTTTGGCAAGGTGGTGCTGTGTCGCGAGAAGTCCACGGAGTCCCTGTACGCAATCAAGATCCTCAAGAAGAAGGTGGTCATAGACAAGGATGAGGTGGCCCACACGCTGACTGAGAACAGGGTGCTGCGCAGCACAAAGCACCCGTTCCTCATCTCGCTGCGCTACTCCTTCCAGACGGCCGACCGGCTCTGCTTCGTCATGGAGTACGTCAATGGCGGCGAGCTCTTCTTCCACTTGTCACGCGACCGCGTCTTCACGGAGGAGCGCACCCGCTTCTACTCGGCCGAGATACTGCTCGCCCTCGAGTATCTGCACAGCCAG GGCATTATCTACCGGGACCTGAAGCTGGAGAACCTCCTGCTGGATAGGGAGGGCCACGTCAAGATTGCAGACTTTGGCCTCTGCAAGGAGGACATCTCTTTTGGGTCCACGACAAAGACCTTCTGCGGCACGCCCGAGTACCTCGCACCCGAGGTGCTGGAGGACACCGACTACGGCCGGGCCGTTGACTGGTGGGGGCTGGGCGTGGTCATGTACGAGATGATGTGTGGCCGCCTGCCCTTCTACAGCCGAGACCACGACGTACTGTTTGAACTGATCCTTGTCGAGGAAGTCAAGTACCCCAAGAGCATGAGTCCCGAAGCGAGACACCTGCTCTCCGGCCTGCTCGTCAAGAACCCGAGGCATCGGCTGGGCGGCTCGGTCAACGACGCCGCCGACATCAAGGTGCACCCCTTCTTCCGCCCCGTCAATTGGGACGATGTGGCCCAGAAGAAG GTGACACCGCCCTTCAAGCCGCTGGTGACTTCCGACACGGACACGCGCTACTTCGACCAAGAGTTCACGGGCGAGACCGTCGAACTGACACCGCCCGAGGAAGGCCCCCTCAACTCCATATCTGAGGAGTTTGAGCAGCCGTACTTCCAGCAGTTCTCCTACCACGGCAGCACGGGCGCCCTGTGTGGTGGAGGGCGCGGCTACTCGGCCAGTGACCGCAAGGCCATCCTCTCCTGA
- the Akt gene encoding AKT serine/threonine protein kinase isoform X2: MIYAPKRLAWAGGVTMMEAPLAPQQRAPLGMHPGGLGMAPFGIEPIAADPEPSIVKEGWLNKRGEHIKNWRKRYFVLREDGTLIGFKLKPEHSHADPLNNFTVKGCQLMKSERPKPFTFIIRGLQWTTVIERMFCVDSEDDREGWCQAIQQVSEKLASEEDVEMAEPKDEQSLRDKFSISTRTYATGNRLSLDNFEFLKVLGKGTFGKVVLCREKSTESLYAIKILKKKVVIDKDEVAHTLTENRVLRSTKHPFLISLRYSFQTADRLCFVMEYVNGGELFFHLSRDRVFTEERTRFYSAEILLALEYLHSQGIIYRDLKLENLLLDREGHVKIADFGLCKEDISFGSTTKTFCGTPEYLAPEVLEDTDYGRAVDWWGLGVVMYEMMCGRLPFYSRDHDVLFELILVEEVKYPKSMSPEARHLLSGLLVKNPRHRLGGSVNDAADIKVHPFFRPVNWDDVAQKKVTPPFKPLVTSDTDTRYFDQEFTGETVELTPPEEGPLNSISEEFEQPYFQQFSYHGSTGALCGGGRGYSASDRKAILS, from the exons ATGATCTACGCGCCCAAGAG GCTGGCTTGGGCCGGCGGGGTCACGATGATGGAAGCGCCATTGGCGCCGCAACAGCGTGCCCCGCTCGGAATGCATCCAGGAGGCTTAGGCATGGCTCCCTTCGGCATCGAGCCCATCGCTGCCGACCCTGAGCCGTCCATCGTCAAGGAAGGCTGGCTCAACAAGCGAG GGGAACACATCAAGAACTGGCGGAAACGCTACTTTGTGCTACGCGAGGACGGCACGCTGATTGGTTTCAAGCTTAAGCCTGAGCATAGCCACGCCGACCCTCTGAACAACTTTACTGTAAAAG GCTGCCAGCTGATGAAGTCCGAGCGGCCAAAGCCATTCACCTTCATCATTCGTGGCCTGCAGTGGACAACGGTCATTGAACGCATGTTCTGTGTTGACTCTGAAGATGACCG GGAGGGTTGGTGCCAGGCCATCCAGCAGGTGTCTGAGAAGTTGGCGAGTGAGGAGGACGTCGAGATGGCAGAGCCCAAGGACGAGCAGTCGCTGCGCGACAAGTTCAGCATCTCGACGCGCACGTACGCGACGGGCAACCGCCTCAGCCTGGACAACTTTGAGTTCCTCAAGGTGCTCGGCAAGGGCACCTTTGGCAAGGTGGTGCTGTGTCGCGAGAAGTCCACGGAGTCCCTGTACGCAATCAAGATCCTCAAGAAGAAGGTGGTCATAGACAAGGATGAGGTGGCCCACACGCTGACTGAGAACAGGGTGCTGCGCAGCACAAAGCACCCGTTCCTCATCTCGCTGCGCTACTCCTTCCAGACGGCCGACCGGCTCTGCTTCGTCATGGAGTACGTCAATGGCGGCGAGCTCTTCTTCCACTTGTCACGCGACCGCGTCTTCACGGAGGAGCGCACCCGCTTCTACTCGGCCGAGATACTGCTCGCCCTCGAGTATCTGCACAGCCAG GGCATTATCTACCGGGACCTGAAGCTGGAGAACCTCCTGCTGGATAGGGAGGGCCACGTCAAGATTGCAGACTTTGGCCTCTGCAAGGAGGACATCTCTTTTGGGTCCACGACAAAGACCTTCTGCGGCACGCCCGAGTACCTCGCACCCGAGGTGCTGGAGGACACCGACTACGGCCGGGCCGTTGACTGGTGGGGGCTGGGCGTGGTCATGTACGAGATGATGTGTGGCCGCCTGCCCTTCTACAGCCGAGACCACGACGTACTGTTTGAACTGATCCTTGTCGAGGAAGTCAAGTACCCCAAGAGCATGAGTCCCGAAGCGAGACACCTGCTCTCCGGCCTGCTCGTCAAGAACCCGAGGCATCGGCTGGGCGGCTCGGTCAACGACGCCGCCGACATCAAGGTGCACCCCTTCTTCCGCCCCGTCAATTGGGACGATGTGGCCCAGAAGAAG GTGACACCGCCCTTCAAGCCGCTGGTGACTTCCGACACGGACACGCGCTACTTCGACCAAGAGTTCACGGGCGAGACCGTCGAACTGACACCGCCCGAGGAAGGCCCCCTCAACTCCATATCTGAGGAGTTTGAGCAGCCGTACTTCCAGCAGTTCTCCTACCACGGCAGCACGGGCGCCCTGTGTGGTGGAGGGCGCGGCTACTCGGCCAGTGACCGCAAGGCCATCCTCTCCTGA
- the Akt gene encoding AKT serine/threonine protein kinase isoform X3, with the protein MMEAPLAPQQRAPLGMHPGGLGMAPFGIEPIAADPEPSIVKEGWLNKRGEHIKNWRKRYFVLREDGTLIGFKLKPEHSHADPLNNFTVKGCQLMKSERPKPFTFIIRGLQWTTVIERMFCVDSEDDREGWCQAIQQVSEKLASEEDVEMAEPKDEQSLRDKFSISTRTYATGNRLSLDNFEFLKVLGKGTFGKVVLCREKSTESLYAIKILKKKVVIDKDEVAHTLTENRVLRSTKHPFLISLRYSFQTADRLCFVMEYVNGGELFFHLSRDRVFTEERTRFYSAEILLALEYLHSQGIIYRDLKLENLLLDREGHVKIADFGLCKEDISFGSTTKTFCGTPEYLAPEVLEDTDYGRAVDWWGLGVVMYEMMCGRLPFYSRDHDVLFELILVEEVKYPKSMSPEARHLLSGLLVKNPRHRLGGSVNDAADIKVHPFFRPVNWDDVAQKKVTPPFKPLVTSDTDTRYFDQEFTGETVELTPPEEGPLNSISEEFEQPYFQQFSYHGSTGALCGGGRGYSASDRKAILS; encoded by the exons ATGATGGAAGCGCCATTGGCGCCGCAACAGCGTGCCCCGCTCGGAATGCATCCAGGAGGCTTAGGCATGGCTCCCTTCGGCATCGAGCCCATCGCTGCCGACCCTGAGCCGTCCATCGTCAAGGAAGGCTGGCTCAACAAGCGAG GGGAACACATCAAGAACTGGCGGAAACGCTACTTTGTGCTACGCGAGGACGGCACGCTGATTGGTTTCAAGCTTAAGCCTGAGCATAGCCACGCCGACCCTCTGAACAACTTTACTGTAAAAG GCTGCCAGCTGATGAAGTCCGAGCGGCCAAAGCCATTCACCTTCATCATTCGTGGCCTGCAGTGGACAACGGTCATTGAACGCATGTTCTGTGTTGACTCTGAAGATGACCG GGAGGGTTGGTGCCAGGCCATCCAGCAGGTGTCTGAGAAGTTGGCGAGTGAGGAGGACGTCGAGATGGCAGAGCCCAAGGACGAGCAGTCGCTGCGCGACAAGTTCAGCATCTCGACGCGCACGTACGCGACGGGCAACCGCCTCAGCCTGGACAACTTTGAGTTCCTCAAGGTGCTCGGCAAGGGCACCTTTGGCAAGGTGGTGCTGTGTCGCGAGAAGTCCACGGAGTCCCTGTACGCAATCAAGATCCTCAAGAAGAAGGTGGTCATAGACAAGGATGAGGTGGCCCACACGCTGACTGAGAACAGGGTGCTGCGCAGCACAAAGCACCCGTTCCTCATCTCGCTGCGCTACTCCTTCCAGACGGCCGACCGGCTCTGCTTCGTCATGGAGTACGTCAATGGCGGCGAGCTCTTCTTCCACTTGTCACGCGACCGCGTCTTCACGGAGGAGCGCACCCGCTTCTACTCGGCCGAGATACTGCTCGCCCTCGAGTATCTGCACAGCCAG GGCATTATCTACCGGGACCTGAAGCTGGAGAACCTCCTGCTGGATAGGGAGGGCCACGTCAAGATTGCAGACTTTGGCCTCTGCAAGGAGGACATCTCTTTTGGGTCCACGACAAAGACCTTCTGCGGCACGCCCGAGTACCTCGCACCCGAGGTGCTGGAGGACACCGACTACGGCCGGGCCGTTGACTGGTGGGGGCTGGGCGTGGTCATGTACGAGATGATGTGTGGCCGCCTGCCCTTCTACAGCCGAGACCACGACGTACTGTTTGAACTGATCCTTGTCGAGGAAGTCAAGTACCCCAAGAGCATGAGTCCCGAAGCGAGACACCTGCTCTCCGGCCTGCTCGTCAAGAACCCGAGGCATCGGCTGGGCGGCTCGGTCAACGACGCCGCCGACATCAAGGTGCACCCCTTCTTCCGCCCCGTCAATTGGGACGATGTGGCCCAGAAGAAG GTGACACCGCCCTTCAAGCCGCTGGTGACTTCCGACACGGACACGCGCTACTTCGACCAAGAGTTCACGGGCGAGACCGTCGAACTGACACCGCCCGAGGAAGGCCCCCTCAACTCCATATCTGAGGAGTTTGAGCAGCCGTACTTCCAGCAGTTCTCCTACCACGGCAGCACGGGCGCCCTGTGTGGTGGAGGGCGCGGCTACTCGGCCAGTGACCGCAAGGCCATCCTCTCCTGA